The following proteins are co-located in the Pedobacter sp. FW305-3-2-15-E-R2A2 genome:
- a CDS encoding TetR/AcrR family transcriptional regulator — protein MKGRPILFESENAVESAQGLFWEKGYTASSLSDLLTATGMGSGSFYNTFKGGKKELFKKALLQRRAAFNKFKEELDKQESPIELIKDFFRSTATTDISGHLKGCIIANTIVEMTFLEQDLLEEATAIMKDTETMYTAAIKKGQEDGLIKNQTDPAILGRYLITFWAGLNVLRRIYPEPEILLEQIELQLKVIS, from the coding sequence ATGAAAGGAAGACCCATACTATTTGAGAGCGAAAATGCAGTAGAAAGTGCACAAGGACTCTTTTGGGAAAAAGGTTATACGGCCAGTTCCCTCTCCGATCTCCTGACTGCCACCGGCATGGGCAGCGGTAGCTTTTACAACACATTCAAGGGCGGTAAAAAAGAGCTGTTTAAAAAAGCCCTGCTGCAACGAAGAGCAGCATTCAACAAGTTTAAGGAAGAACTAGATAAACAGGAGTCACCAATTGAATTGATCAAAGATTTCTTCAGAAGTACGGCAACAACCGATATTTCCGGGCATCTTAAAGGTTGTATCATTGCCAATACCATCGTAGAAATGACCTTTCTAGAGCAGGATCTTTTAGAAGAAGCAACAGCCATTATGAAAGATACGGAAACGATGTATACCGCAGCTATAAAAAAAGGGCAGGAAGATGGTTTGATCAAAAACCAAACCGATCCAGCGATACTGGGTAGATATCTCATCACATTTTGGGCTGGACTCAATGTACTAAGGAGAATTTATCCTGAGCCTGAAATATTGCTTGAACAGATTGAACTTCAACTCAAAGTGATCAGCTGA
- a CDS encoding SDR family oxidoreductase encodes MNLNLESKTAFISGSTQGIGFAIAKQLLTEGSNVIINGRSQEKIDKAIEKLKQVSDKAWVSGIAADFSKPGEVQDLIAALPDIDILINNVGVFELKSFESITDADWMSFFEINVMSGVRLSRALLPKMRLRGWGRVIFISSESGINIPENMIHYGMTKTAMVAIANGLAKLTKGTQVTVNSILGGPTYSDGVANAIADIATSQNQDVESLKSYISGTTNPTSLLQRFIEPEEIANLVTYLSSPRSLATNGASLRADGGVLNTI; translated from the coding sequence ATGAATTTAAATTTAGAATCGAAGACCGCTTTTATCAGTGGTTCTACGCAGGGCATCGGCTTTGCCATCGCAAAACAATTATTAACAGAAGGATCAAACGTAATTATTAACGGGCGTTCCCAGGAAAAAATAGACAAAGCTATTGAAAAGCTGAAACAAGTTTCAGATAAAGCTTGGGTTTCGGGGATTGCAGCAGACTTTTCGAAGCCCGGTGAAGTTCAGGATCTGATTGCTGCTTTGCCGGATATCGATATCCTGATCAATAATGTAGGGGTTTTTGAACTCAAAAGCTTTGAATCCATTACAGACGCCGACTGGATGAGCTTTTTCGAAATAAATGTCATGAGCGGTGTGCGATTGTCGAGGGCCCTATTGCCCAAAATGCGCTTACGCGGCTGGGGAAGAGTGATCTTCATCAGCAGTGAATCCGGGATTAACATCCCAGAAAATATGATTCATTATGGAATGACCAAAACAGCGATGGTTGCCATAGCCAATGGGCTCGCCAAGCTAACCAAAGGCACACAGGTGACTGTAAACTCCATATTAGGGGGGCCAACCTATTCAGATGGTGTTGCCAATGCCATAGCAGATATTGCAACTTCGCAAAATCAAGATGTGGAAAGCCTGAAATCTTATATATCCGGTACCACAAATCCGACTTCCCTCCTGCAACGTTTTATAGAGCCGGAGGAAATTGCTAACCTGGTCACTTATCTCTCAAGTCCTCGCTCCCTGGCAACTAATGGAGCCAGCTTACGGGCGGATGGCGGTGTGTTGAACACAATTTAG
- a CDS encoding alginate lyase family protein — protein sequence MSYKLAILSTLLFLSFTGFAQRKTNKTVFILLDEQTLLNCKQQYQRKDATMVTQVNELIVNADSLLATGPYSVTFHKTKLASSGNKHDYISQAPYWWADPSKKEGRPYIRKDGLRNPEIYLLHDGSQMGKMCHHVRQLTLAYYFTGNEKYAEKVKSLLEVWFIASDTRMNPNLNYAQYIPGLNDGRGIGIIETAGLTSIPDMLAILQSSKNINSGLVKGIKHWYKQYLNWLQTSKNGKSERAQINNHGTYYDLQVVNYALFTGNEALAARTLKTSTILRIDQQFTTDGLQPLELVRTNSWGYSNMNLLGWCKLAIMAKRINIDLWHEQTYDGKGIKTAIAWLMPYALKEKAWRYDQIDPFSYGTFSRIAQEAAVAYPDISFNAFLEAHPIKNPLQNLN from the coding sequence ATGAGCTATAAACTTGCCATTTTATCTACACTCTTATTCTTAAGTTTCACCGGTTTTGCTCAGCGTAAAACCAATAAAACTGTTTTTATACTGCTTGATGAGCAAACATTGCTGAATTGTAAACAGCAATATCAACGCAAGGATGCGACTATGGTAACACAGGTTAATGAGTTGATCGTCAACGCCGATAGTTTACTCGCCACCGGGCCTTACTCTGTTACCTTTCATAAAACCAAACTAGCTTCAAGTGGTAATAAGCATGATTACATTAGTCAGGCACCTTATTGGTGGGCAGACCCCTCAAAAAAAGAGGGCAGGCCTTACATCCGTAAAGATGGTCTCCGTAATCCTGAGATCTATTTATTGCATGATGGAAGTCAAATGGGTAAAATGTGCCATCATGTACGGCAATTAACCTTGGCATATTACTTTACCGGCAACGAGAAATATGCAGAAAAAGTTAAAAGTTTACTGGAAGTCTGGTTTATTGCCTCGGATACCCGTATGAATCCTAACTTAAATTATGCGCAGTATATTCCGGGGCTTAATGACGGACGGGGTATTGGCATTATTGAAACCGCCGGCTTAACCAGCATTCCGGATATGCTGGCTATTCTTCAATCCAGTAAAAATATAAACTCCGGTTTAGTGAAGGGCATAAAACATTGGTATAAGCAATATTTAAACTGGCTGCAAACCAGTAAAAATGGCAAATCAGAACGCGCCCAGATTAATAATCATGGTACTTATTATGATTTACAGGTGGTGAATTATGCGCTGTTTACCGGTAATGAGGCCTTAGCCGCCCGGACGCTGAAAACATCTACCATTTTGAGGATCGATCAGCAATTTACGACCGATGGTTTACAGCCTTTAGAACTGGTACGCACCAATTCATGGGGATATTCCAATATGAACCTTTTGGGCTGGTGTAAGCTGGCGATAATGGCCAAGCGGATAAACATTGATCTTTGGCATGAGCAAACTTATGATGGCAAAGGCATTAAAACAGCTATTGCCTGGCTGATGCCCTATGCTTTAAAGGAGAAAGCATGGCGCTATGACCAAATAGACCCCTTTAGTTATGGCACATTTAGTCGGATCGCTCAGGAAGCTGCTGTTGCCTATCCTGACATTTCTTTTAACGCGTTTTTAGAAGCGCATCCTATAAAGAATCCGTTGCAAAACCTCAATTAA